The following are from one region of the Lysobacterales bacterium genome:
- a CDS encoding DEAD/DEAH box helicase codes for MRFDDLGLLPELIRALADQGYTDPTPVQAQAIPPALAGQDLLAAAQTGTGKTAAFALPLLQRLSALPRQPGQTRPRALVLTPTRELALQVNESLRAYGKHLRLKTAVIFGGVGMQPQVDALRRGVDIVVACPGRLIDHMGRRSVDLSGISILVLDEADRMLDMGFLPAMQRVLAALPRQNRQTLLFSATFPEPIKALAREFMRSPAEVQVAARNSVAATVSHRVHPVDAARKRELLLELLSRDSRRQTLVFARTKHGSDKLAKFLEASGLRCAVIHGNKSQNARTRALSDFKAGKATIMIATDIAARGIDIDQLPVVINFELPMVAEDYVHRIGRTGRAGAEGQAISLVCPEESSQLRDIQRVIGRDIEQALVAGFEPHQPLRLDGRAPSQPARRAEWR; via the coding sequence ATGCGTTTCGACGACCTCGGGCTGCTGCCCGAACTCATCCGTGCCCTGGCCGACCAGGGCTACACCGACCCGACCCCGGTGCAGGCCCAGGCGATCCCGCCGGCGCTGGCCGGCCAGGACCTGCTGGCCGCCGCGCAGACCGGCACCGGCAAGACCGCCGCCTTCGCGCTGCCGCTGCTGCAGCGCCTGTCCGCCCTGCCCCGGCAGCCCGGCCAGACCCGGCCGCGCGCCCTGGTGCTGACCCCGACCCGCGAGCTGGCCCTGCAGGTCAACGAGAGCCTGCGCGCCTACGGCAAGCACCTGCGCCTGAAGACCGCCGTGATCTTCGGCGGTGTCGGCATGCAGCCGCAGGTCGACGCGCTGCGCCGCGGCGTCGACATCGTGGTGGCCTGCCCGGGCCGCCTGATCGACCACATGGGCCGGCGCAGCGTCGACCTGTCCGGGATCTCGATCCTGGTGCTGGACGAGGCCGACCGCATGCTCGACATGGGCTTCCTGCCGGCGATGCAACGGGTCCTGGCCGCACTGCCGCGGCAGAACCGCCAGACCCTGCTGTTCTCGGCGACCTTCCCGGAGCCGATCAAGGCTCTGGCCCGCGAGTTCATGCGCAGCCCGGCCGAGGTCCAGGTGGCGGCGCGCAACAGCGTCGCCGCCACGGTCAGCCACCGCGTGCACCCGGTCGACGCTGCGCGCAAGCGCGAGCTGCTGCTGGAGCTGCTCAGCCGCGACAGCCGCAGGCAGACCCTGGTGTTCGCCCGCACCAAGCACGGCTCGGACAAGCTGGCGAAGTTCCTGGAGGCCAGCGGCCTGCGCTGCGCGGTGATCCACGGCAACAAGAGCCAGAACGCCCGCACCCGCGCACTGTCCGACTTCAAGGCCGGCAAGGCGACGATCATGATCGCCACCGACATCGCCGCGCGCGGCATCGACATCGACCAGCTGCCGGTGGTGATCAACTTCGAGCTGCCAATGGTGGCCGAGGACTACGTGCACCGGATCGGCCGCACCGGCCGGGCCGGCGCCGAGGGCCAGGCGATCTCGCTGGTCTGCCCGGAGGAGTCCTCGCAGTTGCGCGACATCCAGCGGGTGATCGGCCGCGACATCGAGCAGGCGCTGGTCGCCGGCTTCGAGCCGCACCAGCCGCTGCGCCTGGATGGCCGCGCCCCCAGCCAGCCGGCGCGCCGCGCCGAGTGGCGGTAA